The following nucleotide sequence is from Acinetobacter equi.
GATATTCTGCATCAACCTCTACATTTGCAGCAGGTGCATTTAAAATAATTTCTTTTTGTGTTTTTAATGCTTCAGTTTCAGAAACAACCTGATCTAAAACTTCAACTAATGAAATACGCTCAAAATCAAATGATGGTGTCCCCTGCTCTAACTTAGCATAGGTCATAATCTCATCAATTAAGTTATTTAATGCTTCTATATCTTTATCAATTTGCTCAACCTGATTCAAACGATCTTGATAATTATCTTCTTCGGCAAGCATTTCCATACCAAATCGAATACGTGCAACTGGTGTTCTGAGCTCATGTGAAACTGCACGCATCAATTCTCGTTGAGATTCAATTAATCGTTGAATATGGTCTGACATACTGTTGTAGTTCGATGCCAAACTTGCCATTTCATCTGCACCATTCACAGGAAGTCTTAAACTTAAATCGCCTGACTTCATTCGATTCAAAGCATAATTAACTTCACGAAGTCTTCGCTGCATTGGCACTAATAAACCATACACACCTAAACTTAGCACAAATAAACTTAATAAAGTTACACCTGTTGCCAACTCAATTGGCATCCAATTAAAGAGCGGTATTGGTCCAATGACTAACACTTCTCTTGGTGCCTGTGGCTTCGGTGAATAAATCGTAATCGTCGTACCACTTTCACTAGCACTATCACGATAAGAAACAATATTATGGTCTAATAAAATTCGGCTTGTTTGTTCCGTATCCAAATTTAATTCAGACAAATTTTTTATTTCCACATGATATTTAAAATGTGGCTGTAATTTTTCTAATTCTTCTTTTTCCTGACCGGGATAATAGGCTAAATAATCCCAAATAAAGATTGGAATAACACGCATAAGCTGTTCATTAAGATCCTTTGCTTTAGCACTCATATAAAGTATATGTTCAGGATCATTTTTTATTGACTTCACAATATATGATGTTTCATTTTGAGCATCATAACGAACAACAGCTTTTTCTTCTTCTAAACGCCGTTGTTCTGCACGTGTTAAATCTACTTTATTTTTATGTAAGTAATACACAGGAAGTTCAAGTAAATCTGAAGCATCCGAAATCCAATCCAGCTTTTCTTGCAAAGAGGGTTGGCGTGCAATCCCCTCACTAATGACTAATGAAATTCCATCTGTCAAAGACTGTCGATATTCTTGCGCACGTTTATAGTTAATAATTTGAACAAATAGGTATCCAAATAATGCCACCAATACGACTAATATGACCAAACCGCCATATATGCGCAAGAATATACTTTGCTTAAACACAAAACATCCTTAGCTAACGAAAATGGTATTCAAAATTAAATACCATTTGTCTCTTTAACAAATAAATACCCTTTACTACGTACAGTTTTAATACGTTTAGGGTTTTCTGGATCATCACCAATTTTGGGACGAATACGAGAAATACGTACATCAATTGAGCGATCTTGACCATCATATTCAATGCCACGTAAGCGTTCAAAAATATCTTCACGAGATAAAATACGACCCGCATTAGAAGCTAATAACCATAACAAGTCATATTCAGCACTTGTGAAATCGACTAAATCACCATTTAAAGTAACTGAACGACCACCGTTGTCAATTACAAGATCATCAAATTCAATACGTTGAGAAACTTCATCATCTGGTGCTTTATCTGTACGACGTAATAATGCACGAATACGAGCAAGTAAAACACGAGGTTGAACTGGTTTCGCAACGTAATCATCTGCACCCATTTCCAAACCAAGTACTTGATCCATATCTTCAGTACGTGCGGTCAGCATTAAAATAGGTTGATGATAATGAGGTCTTACTTCACGACAAATTGTTAAGCCATCTGCACCAGGTAACATAACATCTAGTACAACCATATCTGGCTGTTCTGCAATAATTCTACGAATGGCACGGTTTCCATCTGGTTCCACCCCTACTTCTAATCCATTACGAATTAAGTATTCTTGAGTTAAACGTGCTAAACGCTCATCATCCTCAACAATTAAAATTTTAGGTAACTTTTCTTCTTGGCTCATCTAAACTGCCCCTTTATTAATCTTTATGTATTCTTTGTTTAAAATCCAAAAGATACGCCCAATATATTTCCAATATACACAGGTTTACAATGTAAACAAGATTTTAAGGCTTAAAGATAGTCTTCAACGTAGTATTTTGTAATATTTTGATCATTGATTGATTTATTGGTACTGCATCATCTCAATTTATAAAAAAAATATGTCGTTACAATTTTAGTAAATCATGATCAATACTGATCTTTTGGTCATAAATTGTTAGATCAAACAACTAGTTTTTAGTTATCCACAAGGTTATCTATAAGCACTTTTTCCATGCTTTGTTATGCTATGGCCTTATATAATACGTGTTTAACCACTAATAATAAAAAGAGGATTTTTTAAATCATTTTTGCAAGCAAAACTGATCAAAAAAATTCATCAAATGTCAATATTGATCTACCCTTGATTTTCCCGTATCTTGTGCCTAATTTCAATTTAAACCACTAAGTCTTGTGTTTATTCATTCATCACTGCAACCTAATAATCGCAGTTCAAATGGTCCATAAACATAACAACAGATGAAAATGGAGCTATGCTGACAATGAGCGTAATCACATCCACACCTGGTCAAATTCAGGTGATTAAACGTACCGGGGACGTTGCCGTTTTCGATGCAGAAAAAATTTCTGTCGCAATCGGTAAAGCGTTTTTGGCTGTTGAAGGTCAACAGAGTCAAGACTCAAGTCGCATACACGACCGTATATCTGAACTTACAGAAATGGTTCTAAATACGTTTAAACGCCGTTTACCTTCTGGTGGCACAATTCACATTGAAGAAATTCAAGACCAAGTTGAACTTGCGCTTATGCGTACAGGTGAACAAAAAGTTGCGCGCGCATATGTGATCTATCGTGATCAACGTGCAGAAGCTCGTAAGCTTACAGGTGCAAATCACCACCCTACACTTCAAATCACTGATACAAATGGTCAACTTAAACCACTTGATTTAAGCAAACTTGAAGCAACAATTGCTACGGCGGCTGAAGACCTTGAAGGTATTGATGTTAAAGCAATTGTTGATGAAACAGTTAAAAACTTATACAACGGTGTAAAAGAGTCTGACATCTCAACAACAATGATGATGGCTACTCGTACACGCATTGAACAAGAGCCAAACTACACTTATGTAACAGCTCGTTTGCTCCGTAATGATCTTGTTGCAACTGGTTTAGAGTTCTTAGGTCTTCCTACAAATACAAATGAAGGCGATGCTTTAGAAACTTTCTTGAAAAAAGGGATTGAATTAGACCTTTTATCACCTGAGTTATTAAACTTCGACCTTGCAAAATTGGCAGCAGCGATTCAACCAGAACGTTCTAACCAATTTACATACTTAGGTTTACAAACTTTATTCGATCGTTACTTCATCCATAAAGATGGTATCCGTTTTGAATTACCGCAATTATTCTATATGCGTGTTTCAATGGGTTTATCATTAAATGAAGAAAACCGTGAAGAACGTGCAATTGAGTTCTATAACTTATTGTCTAGCTTCGACTATATGGCTTCTACGCCAACATTATTTAACTCTGGTACGTTACGTCCACAGTTATCAAGCTGCTACTTAACAACAATCGCAGATGATCTTTATAACATCTACGGTTCTATGCGTGACAATGCCCTTCTTTCTAAATGGGCTGGCGGTTTAGGTAATGACTGGACACCAGTTCGTGCCTTGAACTCATACATCAAAGGTACAAATGGTAAATCACAAGGTGTTGTACCATTCCTTAAAGTAGCAAATGATACAGCTGTTGCGGTGAACCAAGGTGGTAAACGTAAAGGTGCAGTATGTGCATACTTAGAAACTTGGCACTTAGATGTTGAAGAATTCCTAGAACTTCGTAAAAACACAGGTGATGACCGTCGTCGTACACACGATATGAACACAGCAAACTGGGTTCCAGACTTGTTCATGCAACGTGTATTTGAAGATGCAGAATGGACATTATTCACTCCATCTGAAACTCCAGATCTTCATGACTTAACAGGTAATGAATTTGCTGAACGTTATGCTTACTATGAAAGCATTGCCAAAGAAACAAATATGTTGCA
It contains:
- a CDS encoding ATP-binding protein; this encodes MFKQSIFLRIYGGLVILVVLVALFGYLFVQIINYKRAQEYRQSLTDGISLVISEGIARQPSLQEKLDWISDASDLLELPVYYLHKNKVDLTRAEQRRLEEEKAVVRYDAQNETSYIVKSIKNDPEHILYMSAKAKDLNEQLMRVIPIFIWDYLAYYPGQEKEELEKLQPHFKYHVEIKNLSELNLDTEQTSRILLDHNIVSYRDSASESGTTITIYSPKPQAPREVLVIGPIPLFNWMPIELATGVTLLSLFVLSLGVYGLLVPMQRRLREVNYALNRMKSGDLSLRLPVNGADEMASLASNYNSMSDHIQRLIESQRELMRAVSHELRTPVARIRFGMEMLAEEDNYQDRLNQVEQIDKDIEALNNLIDEIMTYAKLEQGTPSFDFERISLVEVLDQVVSETEALKTQKEIILNAPAANVEVDAEYRYLHRVVQNLVGNAVRYCDDKVLITGGINERGFAYICVEDDGCGIPEADRKRVFEAFARLDGSRTRASGGYGLGLSIVSRIAYWFGGKVEVDESPSLGGARFTMTWPSRRFKNRRVKTN
- the bfmR gene encoding response regulator transcription factor BfmR, giving the protein MSQEEKLPKILIVEDDERLARLTQEYLIRNGLEVGVEPDGNRAIRRIIAEQPDMVVLDVMLPGADGLTICREVRPHYHQPILMLTARTEDMDQVLGLEMGADDYVAKPVQPRVLLARIRALLRRTDKAPDDEVSQRIEFDDLVIDNGGRSVTLNGDLVDFTSAEYDLLWLLASNAGRILSREDIFERLRGIEYDGQDRSIDVRISRIRPKIGDDPENPKRIKTVRSKGYLFVKETNGI
- a CDS encoding ribonucleoside-diphosphate reductase subunit alpha, yielding MSVITSTPGQIQVIKRTGDVAVFDAEKISVAIGKAFLAVEGQQSQDSSRIHDRISELTEMVLNTFKRRLPSGGTIHIEEIQDQVELALMRTGEQKVARAYVIYRDQRAEARKLTGANHHPTLQITDTNGQLKPLDLSKLEATIATAAEDLEGIDVKAIVDETVKNLYNGVKESDISTTMMMATRTRIEQEPNYTYVTARLLRNDLVATGLEFLGLPTNTNEGDALETFLKKGIELDLLSPELLNFDLAKLAAAIQPERSNQFTYLGLQTLFDRYFIHKDGIRFELPQLFYMRVSMGLSLNEENREERAIEFYNLLSSFDYMASTPTLFNSGTLRPQLSSCYLTTIADDLYNIYGSMRDNALLSKWAGGLGNDWTPVRALNSYIKGTNGKSQGVVPFLKVANDTAVAVNQGGKRKGAVCAYLETWHLDVEEFLELRKNTGDDRRRTHDMNTANWVPDLFMQRVFEDAEWTLFTPSETPDLHDLTGNEFAERYAYYESIAKETNMLHKKVRAKDLWRKMLSMLFETGHPWITFKDVCNLRSPQQHVGVVHSSNLCTEITLNTNQDEIAVCNLGSINLVQHVKGGVLDREKLARTIKTAVRMLDNVIDINYYAVPQAKNSNMKHRPVGMGIMGFQDALYEMGMAYGSDEAVNFADESMEVISYYAIQTSSDLAVERGAYETFKGSLWDQGILPIDSLDLVAKTRPERMFEVDRTQRLDWDTLRAKVQKDGMRNSNVMAIAPTATISNICGVSQSIEPTFQNLYVKSNLSGEFTVINPYLVRALKERGLWDAVMVNDLKHFEGSVQKIARIPEELKAIFATAFEVEPRWIVDAASRRQKWIDQAQSLNLYISGANGKKLDLTYKMAWLRGLKTTYYLRALGATSAEKSTINTGALNAVKATTVAAPVATAPEVKATVLAEEEGFSQAAPVPQACSIDNPDCEACQ